In the genome of Xenopus laevis strain J_2021 chromosome 1S, Xenopus_laevis_v10.1, whole genome shotgun sequence, one region contains:
- the mapk4.S gene encoding mitogen-activated protein kinase 4 isoform X3: protein MWAAGCILAEMLTGRMLFAGSHELEQMQLILDTIPVIHEEDKEELLKVMPSFINATWEVKKPMRKLLPEMNLEAIDFLEKILTFNPMDRLTAEAALQHPYMSPYSCPDDEPISQHPFRIEDEIDDILLMESSQSQLSNWDRYQVSLSSDLDWRSDLSRGMSDVQRDPRAGSELQVEEAQVDPRKYSQSSSERFLEQSHSSMDRVFEGDCGRSFEYKVGSPSYLDKLLWRDNKPHHYSEPKLIMDLSNWKRTTIPPADDLTLQEEPSNLFLEIAQWVKSTQVGLECPSNPRSETQELNPPCSPRHELPSSISKDAESQFDLDVFITRALKLCTSQEDLPDNKLTDLNGACISERPNEIVQKETFHKDRW, encoded by the exons GAAGCCACGAATTGGAGCAGATGCAGCTGATATTGGACACGATCCCTGTGATTCACGAGGAAGATAAGGAAGAGCTTCTGAAAGTTATGCCATCCTTCATAAACGCCACTTGGGAGGTTAAGAAACCCATGAGAAAACTTCTCCCTGAGATGAACTTGGAGG CTATCGATTTCTTGGAAAAGATACTGACCTTCAACCCAATGGATCGATTAACTGCTGAGGCTGCTCTACAGCATCCCTACATGAGTCCCTACTCCTGCCCTGACGATGAGCCCATATCTCAACATCCCTTCCGGATAGAGGATGAAATTGATGATATTTTGCTCATGGAATCCAGTCAGAGCCAACTCTCAAACTGGGACAG GTATCAAGTGAGTCTGTCTTCCGACTTGGACTGGAGGTCCGACCTAAGCCGTGGAATGAGCGATGTCCAAAGGGACCCTCGAGCAGGGTCTGAACTGCAAGTAGAAGAAGCTCAAGTGGACCCACGCAAGTATTCCCAAAGCAGCTCAGAGAGATTTTTGGAACAGTCTCACTCTTCTATGGATAGGGTTTTTGAAGGAGATTGTGGAAGGTCCTTCGAATATAAAGTGGGGTCACCTTCCTACCTGGACAAATTGCTCTGGAGAGACAACAAGCCCCACCACTACTCAGAACCCAAGCTAATTATGGACCTCTCTAACTGGAAAAGAACAACAATCCCACCAGCTGATGACTTAACACTGCAAGAGGAGCCATCCAACCTTTTTCTAGAGATAGCTCAGTGGGTGAAGAGCACCCAGGTTGGTCTTGAGTGTCCATCCAACCCACGTTCAGAGACACAAGAACTTAACCCACCTTGCTCTCCTAGACACGAGCTGCCAAGTAGTATCAGCAAAGACGCAGAGTCTCAGTTTGACCTTGATGTTTTTATCACTCGGGCGTTAAAATTATGTACAAGCCAAGAAGACTTGCCGGACAATAAACTGACTGATCTAAATGGAGCCTGTATCTCAGAACGCCCAAACGAAATTGTACAAAAGGAAACATTTCATAAAGACAGATGGTAG